From the Lathyrus oleraceus cultivar Zhongwan6 chromosome 4, CAAS_Psat_ZW6_1.0, whole genome shotgun sequence genome, one window contains:
- the LOC127137598 gene encoding uncharacterized protein LOC127137598, translating to MELEDMIKSEGYVNIKCLWYWNPAYNFSRGLRPLNNDQDVLKFSKDVVGYDVIDVENVNEEVTIDLDVVAEEVTTNPNGVAEVVNTDPNVVAEEVTTDPNGVAEEVTTDPNIVAEEFTIDPNDDVTIDPNIVAEEFTIDINEDYIASEDSFKDSEFQFSEEFEESEMDWTKVLPQETLGEVSSYQNKKDRAGMVHDESEDSDRLYTPPRSDYEDERMKYPTYKSGQGMKFQLGMVFTNKEMIRDVVKDYAMENQKNVFIKKNDSKRIMVKFTDGCKFYMRFRKRIGSQFWQVMTLIEDHTCHRTADNKSAKTKWFANKFASILRHSPHMKPSGLKVEVVERWGVKLSHDQAYMAKRKAMKLVQGVGIEQLTHLRSYGQELLKLNPNSIVVIQCAGSNVNHVFERIYVCLEACKAGCAKTCMPLLGWMHVS from the exons atggagttagaggataTGATTAAGAGTGAGGGTTATGTAAATATAAAGTGCTTGTGGTATTGGAATCCTGCATATAACTTTTCTCGTGGTCTTAGACCCTTGAACAATGATCAGGATGTACtgaaattttcaaaagatgtTGTAGGCTATGATGTAATAGATGT TGAAAATGTTAATGAGGAAGTCACTATTGATCTTGATGTTGTTGCGGAAGAAGTCACTACTAATCCTAATGGTGTTGCTGAAGTAGTCAATACTGATCCTAATGTTGTTGCTGAAGAAGTCACTACTGATCCTAATGGTGTTGCTGAAGAAGTTACTACCGATCCTAATATTGTTGCTGAAGAATTTACTATTGATCCTAATG ATGATGTCACTATTGATCCTAATATTGTTGCTGAAGAATTTACTATTGATATTAATGAGGATTATATTGCAAGTGAGGATAGTTTTAAGGATAGTGAATTTCAATTTAGTGAAGAGTTTGAGGAGAGTGAGATGGACTGGACTAAGGTACTTCCCCAAGAGACTTTAGGTGAGGTTTCTAGCTACCAAAACAAGAAAGATCGGGCTGGGATGGTTCATGATGAGAGTGAGGATTCAGACCGTTTATATACACCTCCAAGGAGTGATTATGAGGATGAGAGAATGAAGTACCCTACCTATAAGTCTGGTCAGGGAATGAAGTTTCAGCTAGGGATGGTGTTTACTAACAAAGAAATGATAAGGGATGTTGTCAAGGACTATGCCATGGAAAATCAGAAGAATGTATTCATTAAGAAGAATGATTCCAAAAGGATTATGGTTAAATTCACTGATGGTTGTAAGTTCTACATGAGATTTAGGAAGAGGATTGGCAGCCAGTTTTGGCAAGTTATGACTTTAATTGAAGATCATACATGTCATAGGACTGCTGACAACAAGAGTGCAAAGACAAAGTGGTTTGCCAACAAGTTTGCAAGCATACTTAGACATAGTCCTCATATGAAACCATCAGGCCTCAAAGTGGAAGTTGTTGAGAGATGGGGAGTGAAACTATCACATGATCAGGCATACATGGCAAAGAGGAAAGCAATGAAGTTAGTTCAAGGGGTTGGTATTGAGCAACTCACTCATTTGAGAAGTTATGGACAAGAGTTATTGAAATTAAATCCTAATAGTATTGTTGTAATACAATGTGCTGGTAGTAATGTCAACCATGTGTTTGAAAGAATTTATGTCTGTTTAGAGGCTTGCAAGGCAGGATGTGCAAAGACATGCATGCCTTTATTGGGTTGGATGCATGTTTCTTAA
- the LOC127075528 gene encoding uncharacterized protein LOC127075528: MLVYVATSLDLSWFLGLFGSAEKKSQISDDINKVDESNSSRGYILLTIVIALVLLKFYWIGENREINSNTNEADEEEEEAERSMDESNGDFHWAQQLSHWASEHRSEPQRDVIPCAFCGNSSTTRCARCKVARYCSGGCQIGHWRSGHRYECIELESEEGEATNVDQHQTHMVVDNYDNENIRNGSLSSNVEMNVPSSSSNVKKSESDVGCEQCGRPSTTECSRCKSVRYCSTKCLITNWRWHKYNCIAGDVNSAQPETPTGNVELLKNSNEEKENIHSPRPLYLELRPVTTTKEPQVHKTQWEKHLEDELVKSRKENSELRSECDEWKKRASFARERFQSFKEESEKQLSVLRNENESITNAEKKAYIVIQGLQERLNHLQIAAQDYIAEKKKFEKHIQMVESECTKLKKELQEQHKDIKYLTLESNRSHETAQIATREVEAVKQELIEERKNVQRIKENFIRDITFSDSKAIVAEAKLRDLQRKTKLRDYKACTICLTNEKDMAFGCGHMTCRDCGSKLSKCPICREQITNHIKLFSG; encoded by the exons ATGCTTGTTTATGTGGCAACATCATTGGACCTAAGTTGGTTTCTTGGGTTGTTTGGTTCGGCTGAAAAGAAATCACAGATTTCTGATGATATCAATAAAGTTGATGAATCTAATTCGTCACGAGGTTACATATTATTGACAATTGTGATTGCTCTTGTGTTGTTGAAGTTCTACTGGATTGGAGAAAACAGAGAAATCAATTCCAATACTAATGAGGctgatgaggaagaagaagaggcAGAGCGGAGCATGGACGAATCAAATGGTGATTTTCATTGGGCTCAGCAGCTGAGTCACTGGGCATCCGAGCATCGCAGTGAGCCTCAAAGAGACGTAATTCCGTGTGCCTTCTGTGGCAATTCAAGTACCACAAGATGTGCTCGCTGCAAGGTTGCTAGATATTG CTCAGGAGGATGTCAAATAGGACATTGGAGGTCAGGGCATAGATATGAATGCATTGAATTAGAGAGTGAAGAAGGTGAAGCAACAAATGTTGATCAACACCAAACCCATATGGTTGTCGACAACTATGATAAT GAGAATATCCGAAATGGATCATTGAGTTCCAATGTTGAAATGAATGTACCAAGTAGCAGCAGTAATGTGAAGAAGTCTGAATCTGATGTTGGGTGTGAACAATGTGGTAGACCAAGTACCACCGAATGTTCACGATGCAAATCTGTCAGATACTG CTCTACAAAGTGTTTGATTACCAACTGGAGATGGCATAAATATAATTGCATTGCAGGAGATGTCAATTCAGCTCAACCAGAAACACCTACTGGAAAC GTTGAATTGCTCAAGAATTCAAATGAAGAGAAAGAGAATATTCATTCACCTAGGCCACTCTATTTGGAGCTTCGTCCTG TTACTACTACTAAGGAACCACAAGTGCATAAAACTCAATGGGAGAAACACCTTGAAGATGAACTAGTAAAGTCTAG GAAAGAGAATTCCGAACTTCGGTCAGAGTGTGACGAGTGGAAGAAGCGAGCGAGTTTCGCCAGAGAAAGATTTCAAAGTTTCAAGGAAGAATCTGAAAAACAA TTGTCTGTGTTGAGAAATGAAAATGAGTCAATTACAAATGCTGAGAAGAAAGCTTACATTGTGATCCAAGGTTTACAAGAGAGACTAAACCACTTGCAG ATTGCAGCACAGGATTACATTGCAGagaagaaaaagtttgaaaaacATATACAAATGGTAGAG AGTGAATGTACAAAGCTGAAGAAAGAACTACAAGAACAGCATAAAGATATTAAGTATCTTACACTAGAATCTAACCGGAGTCACGAGACGGCACAAATCGCCACAAGAGAAGTTGAAGCAGTAAAACAAGAGCTTATAGAAGAGCGCAAAAATGTTCAACGAATTAAAGAGAATTTTATTAGAGATATTACATTCTCCGATTCAAAAGCTATTGTCGCCGAG GCAAAACTGAGGGatcttcaaagaaaaacaaaattgagAGATTATAAG GCATGCACTATATGTCTGACTAATGAGAAGGACATGGCATTTGGGTGTGGACACATG ACTTGCAGAGACTGTGGATCAAAGTTATCAAAGTGTCCAATATGTCGTGAGCAGATCACAAATCATATTAAGTTGTTTTCTGGCTGA